The sequence CCAAAAACTTGAACGAAGAAAAACGAGACTTAATGCTTGCCAGTTTTAAAGAAATCAGTAAAGACCCGCAGCGCGATAAAATAGCGAGCCTTGATAAAGCCATCAGCATGCATTTAGAAAAAGATGCAAGCATCACTAAGCAAATTTTTACCTTTCTTTATGAATTTGTCCATAAGCCCATTAATGAAAGCGACAATACCGGCCATTTAGACATCATGGGCGAACTGTATAGCGAATTTTTAAAATACGCTTTAGGGGATGGTAAAGAATTGGGCATTGTGTTAACCCCACCTTATGTCACTAAAATGATGAGCGAACTTCTAGGGGTTAATGCAAAGTCTTTTGTGATGGACTTGGCCGCAGGGAGTGCGGGCTTTTTAATTTCTTCTATGGTGCTAATGATTGAAGACATTGAAAAAACCTATGGCAAAAACACCACTAAAGCGAACGAAAAAATAAAAGCCATGAAAACCACGCAACTTTTAGGCGTAGAGCTTAACGCTGAAATGTTTTCTCTAGCCACCACTAACATGATTTTAAGAGGCGATGGCTCAAGTTTGATCATCAAAGGCAACACTTTTGAAACCAAGAAAAAGATTTATGAGGATTTTAAACCCAATATCCTTTTATTAAACCCTCCTTTCAGCCATGAAGAAAACGGCATGCCCTTTATTAAATTCGGATTAGAGCATATGCAAAAAGGCGGTTTAGGGGCGATTATCATCCAAGATAGTGCAGGGAGTGGGCAAGCGTTAAAATCCAATGTGGAAATTTTAAAAAAACACACGCTTTTAGCGAGCATTAAAATGCCCACCGATTTATTCATGCCGCAAGCTGGGGTGCAAACAAGCGTCTATATTTTTAAAGCCCATGAACCGCATGATTATGAAAAGCCCGTTAAATTCATAGACTTTAGAAACGATGGCTTCAAACGCACCAAAAGAGGCTTGAATGAAATCTCTAACCCCACTAAACGCTACGAAGAAATCATTAAAATTTATAAAGCCGGCTTAAACGCTAAAGTCTCTAAAGAACTATGGGGCGATTTAGAAACGATCTATATTGAAGATTTTATCGCTAAGCCGCACGAAAACAAGCATGCTAAAGACTTTAATTTTGAAGCCCACCAAAAGAATGAGACCAAACCCGCGCTAGAGGATTTTAAAAGAACGATAGCCGATTACCTTTCTTATGAAGTGGGCTTGATTTTAAAAAACCAAACGCCCCCAAAGTGACAGGCCCCTTAGCAGCCAACTCAACGCTGTTAAGTGGGGCGAGTTCAGATTAGGGGATTTGTTTGAAGCGAGTAATGGCGATTTTGACATCCAAAAACGCCACATTAATCATAGGGGCGAATTTGTCATTACCGCAGGGCTTAGCAATAATGGCGTTTTGGGGCAAAGCGATATAAAAGCAAAAGTTTTTGAAAGCCATACCATTACTATAGACATGTTTGGTTGTGCGTTTTATCGCAGTTTTCCTTACAAAATGGTAACACACGCTAGGGTATTTTCTCTCAAACCTAAATTTGAGATTAGCCATAAAATCGGTTTGTTTTTATCCACGCTATTTTTTGGTTACCCTAAAAAATTCGGCTATGAAAACATGTGTTCATGGGCAAAAATTAAAAATGATAAAGTCATTCTACCCCTAAAACCCACCGCTAACACTAAAACCCTCGATAGTATTGATTTCAACTTCATGGAAAATTTTATAGCCGAACTTGAGCAGTGTCGGCTCGCCGAACTTGAGCAGTGTCGGCTCGCCGAACTTGAGGCTTACTTAAAAGCCACAGGGCTAAAAAACACCACCCTTTCTGGCGAATAACAAAACGCCCTTAAAGCCTTTCACGAAAACGCCTTGAAATGGCAAAGCTTCAAACTGGGGGATTTGTTTGAAGTGTTGTCAAGTAAGAAAATTTATCATGCTAACACGATAAAAATTCATGACACGCAAATAGAAAACAGCTATCCTTATGTCGTGCGCGCTGCAACCAACAATGGTATAAAAGGCTTTATTATGGATGACCCTATATTTACCAATGACAAAAATACCCTTTCATTCGCACAAGATACTTTCACGGTGTTTTATCAAAAACAACCTTATTTTACAGGCAATAAGGTTAAAGTTTTAAAACCAAAATTTGCTTTCAAAAGCCCTAAAATTTTACATTTTATAAGCGCGATTTTACAATTTATTTTAAAACCCTTGACTTGGGGGCTAGGCTCTACAACAGAAAGTATTGCAGAGTTTAAATTTTCACTACCCCTAAAACCCACCGCTAACACTAAAACCCTCGATAGTATTGATTTCCATTTCATGCATACCCTCATCAACGCCCTAACGAAACAAACCGTTCAAGGCGTGGTTGCATACAGCGGCGCTCAAAAAGAAGCCGCAAAAGCCATCATCAACCAAGAAACACCCGTTCAAAAAGACTCGTTGTTTTGAAACCAAAACAAAGGGCTTAAAACGCCGCATTTTCTCTTTTAAACGCTTTTAAAATCAAAAGAGCTTCTTTTTCTTTGCTATAATCAGCCTAAAAAACCAACTTTTTTAACACAACAAAGGACTGTTATGCAAGAGATTTTTTTATGCTCCATTTCCAACGTGCGCAGTGGGGATTGCAAAGAAGATTGCGCTTATTGCACGCAAAGCTCGCACCATCAAGGAGCGATCAAGCGCTATAAATTTAAAGATGAAAAAGTGGTTTTGCAAGAGGCTAGGGCGTTAAGGGAGCTAGGGGCTTTAGGGTTTTGCTTGGTTACTTCAGGGCGCGAATTAGACGATGAAAAATGCGAATATATCGCTAAATTAGCCAAAGCCATCAATCAAGAAGAATTGGGCTTGCATTTAATCGCATGCTGTGGGCGCGCGGATTTAGACCAACTAGAGTTTTTAAGAGACGCAGGCATTCATAGCTATAACCATAATTTAGAGACTTCGCAAAATTTCTTCCCTAAAATTTGCTCCACGCACACATGGGAAGAAAGGTTTATCACATGCGAAAACGCTTTAAGGGCGGGCTTGGGGCTGTGCAGCGGGGGGATTTTTGGGCTTAATGAGAGCTGGGAAGACAGGATTGAAATGCTTAGGGCGTTAGCTTCACTCTCCCCGCACACCACGCCGATTAACTTTTTCATTAAAAACCCGGTTTTACCCATTGATGCAGAAACTTTAAGCGCGGATGAAGCCCTAGAATGCGTGCTTTTAGCCAAAGAATTTTTGCCTAACGCTAGGCTTATGGCAGCTGGGGGGCGTGAAGTGGTGTTTAAAGATAACGATAAAAAGGAAGCCAAGCTTTTTGAATACGGCATCAACGCAGTGGTGTTAGGGGACTATTTAACCACCAAAGGCAAAGCCCCTAAAAAAGATATAGAAAGACTGCTCTCTTATGGCTTGAAAATGGCGGCAAGCTGTCATTAATGAGAGAACTTTTTAAAAGCATCAGAGGGTTTTTGTGCCTTCTTAAAATGATTTTCCCCCAGCGCTTGAAAAACGCCTTTTGGGGGTTAAGCGAGTTGTTTTACTACGCTTCAAGCTTGAGTTTTTACACGATTTTGTCCTTATCGCCCATTTTGTTGTTTGTGTTCAGTCTTTTTGTGTCTGATTACATGCAAGCGCACAGCGGTGAAGTGGAAGCCTTGATTTTCCCTAACGCCCCCAAACTCATTGGTGCGATCAAGGATTTTTTGGAAAACTTTAAAAAAACCAATACGGCATTAGGCACTCTTGAAGCGGTGTCTATTGTGGTGGCGTTGGTGTTGTTTTGTGAAAATTACCGATCCATTGCATCCAAGATTTTTGATGCAAAGCCTAGGGATTATGCGCGTTGCAGAGGTAAAGAAATCTTTTTGTTTTGGGGGTTTGGCACGACTTTAGTGTTTTTATTCGCTTTGCCTTTGGTGGTGTTTTTTGACATTAAGATCCGAGTGTTTTTTGAAGATAAAAATTCAAGTTTGTTGCATGTTTTAAGATGGATGGGCACTTATGCGTTTTTTTTAATCCTTTTTACCATTCCCACTAATAAGGTGTTTAAGCATTATTTTTGGGTGTTTTTGTGGGTGTTTTTCACGAGCGTTTCTTGGCATGTGCTGAAATGGGCTTTCACTTATTATGTGTTGTATAACCGCACTTACCATGAGCTTTATGGGAGCGTTTCTATTTTATGGTTTTTGATGAGCTGGGTGTATGTGAGCTGGCTTGTGATTTTGATTGGCATGCATGGGTGCAAGGTGTGCGACGCATGCGATCCTAAAGAAGCGTTTAAGAAATTTTTAGGCTTTTTTAAAAAAAGAAGCTTGATATGAAAAAGTTTTCTTTGGATCTATTCTAAAAATTTAAAACTTATAGCTGTATGCCGCATAAAATAAGGGCGAAGTCTCAAAGCGTTGGGAATCAGAAAGCAATCTTGCAGTGGGTAGGATTTTAAACCCCACTTCAAGGCGGTGTCTTAAAAAAAGCGTGAGCATAACCCCTCCATCAATCACCAAGCCGCCCGAATACACTGCATGCCTGAAAAATTTAAAATCCTGCCTGTCTGCATAAACAACTAAAGCCCCCCCAGCCCCTCCAAACGCCCCCAAATAATGCTTATAACTCCCCAAAGGGAATTCCATAATAATATCCAAACCCACCGCAAGCATGGTGAAAAAAGAGTTGGTGGGGTCTTTATGGCGTTGGTAATTCACCCTCCCTGCCCCAAGATCCCATGCAAAAACCCCTCTAATGCCGATATATTTCCTAAAAAAACTCTGCACGCCGGTTTTTAAGTTGAAGGTCACGATCCAGTTTTTCACTTCCTTGCCTTGGTAATCTTTAATGGCTTCTAGGGCGCCAAAACCTCCTAAAAAATACCAACCGCTTTTCTGGCGCGTGAGTTTTTGGCGGTTAATGATGCTTCTGTAAAGCTTTTCATGGGCTTCTTTGTATTGGGCTTTAGAGGGGTTTTTGATGGGCGTTGCATCAAGGCTTATAGCTATCAATTCCGCTATCAAGAAACCATAAACGGATTTTTTAAAACTTTTGAGAATGGTTATTCCTTTATTAAGGTTGTTTAATTGTTTAACTTATCATTGTGCTAAAATAATTTTAACAAACTAAAATTGATTAACAGATTTTACCTAATCTATAGAGAGAATGTATTTTAATGGAAACAGAGAAACAAGAATTTTTAGAGATGCGTAAAGATGGATCTGGCTCTGTGCTGATTTTAGGGGGGGATTGGGATTTTAGAACGAGCGTGTTTCTTTTAGATGAGCTTAAAAAAACCCTATCCAACCATCAAGGGCGTTTGAAAATGGATTTTTCAAGGTGCCAAAAAGTGGATTTTGTTTTTGGCATGTTCTTGTTTGATCTCATTAAAGAGCGCTCTTTAAACATTGAGTTGTGCAATGTGAGCGAGAGTAACGCCTGCGCTTTAAAGGTGGTCAGGGACTGGCTTGAAAAAGATGGAAATATTGAGTCTCAAAAAACGATCAAAAAATACGAACTTGTGGTCACTAAAATGGGCAAAAGCATTGTAGAGACTTACAACACCTTTTTAAACGCACTCAATTTTTGTGGCATGATTTTATTCTACTTCATTAAAGGGGTTTTTAACCCCAAGCGTTTTTGCTTCACCCCATTAGTTTATCACATCAATGAATCTGGGTTTAAGGTTTTGCCGGTGAGCATTTTAACGGTGTTTATCGTAGGCTTTGCGATCACTTTGCAAGGGGCTTTGCAATTGCAAGATATGGGCGTGCCTTTAACGACGGTTGAAATGACAGCCAAGCTTGCTTTAAGAGAGATCGGCCCTTTTATTTTGACCCTCGTGGTTGCCGGAAGGAGTGCGAGCAGTTTTACCGCGCAAATTGGGGTAATGAAAATCACTGAGGAATTGGATGCGATGAAAACCATGGGCTTTAACCCTTTTGAGTTTTTGGTGTTGCCTAGGGTGTTAGCTTTAATCATTGTGCTGCCTTTAATGGTGTTTATTGCCGATGCGATCGCTATTTTAGGGAGCATGTGCGCGGTCAAATACCAATTGGATCTAACCTTTTCAAGCTATGTGGATAGGTTCCATAGCACGGTGACTTGGAATCATTTCTGGGTAGGGATTATCAAAGCGCCTTTTTGGGGGTTTGCGATTGCGGTAGTAGGGTGCATGCGTGGGTTTGAAGTCAGGGGGGATACTGAAAGCGTGGGGCGTTTGACCACTATTAGCGTGGTGAATGCCTTGTTTTGGATCATCTTCTTAAACGCCACCTTTTCTATTGTCTTTTCTCGATTGGGTATATGATGGCCGTTATTCAAAATCAAGCGTTGATTGAAGTGAAAGATCTCCATAACGCTTTTGGGAGCACCGTTATTCATAAAGGCGTGAGTTTTAGCGTGCATAAGGGTGAAGTGATGGCGGTTTTAGGAGGGTCAGGGAGCGGTAAAAGCACGCTTTTAAGGAGCATGGTTTTACTCAATCGCCCCACTAAGGGGGAGGTGCTGCTTTTTGGGAAAGACATTTGGAAAATCAAAGAAGAAGAGCAACGAAAGATTTTTAACCGTTGCGGTATTTGTTTCCAGTTTGGTGCGCTTTATAGCTCACTTACGGTTTTAGAAAACGTGGGGATCATGCTAGAAAAATACGGCACTTATTCTAAAAAAAACATTGTAGAAATTTCTAAAATGTGGATTGAAAAAGTGGGCTTGCCCGCTAGGGCTTGCGGCCTTTACCCCTATGAATTGAGTGGGGGGATGAAAAAGCGCGTGGGTCTAGCTAGGGCTATGGCGACCAATCCTGAGATTTTATTTTTAGATGAGCCTACAAGCGGATTGGATCCTTATAGCGCGGGCAAATTTGATGAGCTGATTATGATGCTCAAAGAGAGCTTGCAGCTTACGGTGGTGATGATTACGCATGATTTGGACTCCGTGCATGACTGCGTGGATCGGTTTATCATGCTTAAAGACGGGTTATTAGAATTTAACGGAGATTTAAAAGATTTTATCAAAAAAGCCCAAAATCAAGGACTTGATGAGGGTAATTTATTCAATTCAACGCGAGGAGAGAAATTTTGGAAAGGCATGTGAATTACACTTTAATTGGCGGGCTCTTCTTTTTATGCTTAATTTTTATGGTAGGTTTTATTTTATGGCTAGGGCATGTGGGATTAGATGATGGGAAATACCACCGCTATGTGGTCTATACGGACAAGGATTTAGGGGGCATTGCCACGAATTCGCCTATCAGCTATAAGGGGATCCAGGTGGGCAATGTGGTGAAAGTGGGTTTTGCAAAGGATAAAGTGGGGGTGGTGCGTTTGGACTTGATGATTAAAAACAGCGTTAAGATCCGTAAAGACTCCAAAGTGGTGGTTTCTTCGCAAGGGCTTATGGGGTTAAAATACCTCTCTTTAGAGCAAAGCCACAATGAAGAATTTTACAGCAGTGACGATAAAGAAGAGCGGGTTTTGATCTTTAAAGAAGGGTTTATAGGGCGCTTGAGCGGGGACGCTAACCAAATGGTTAAAGAAGCGATGAAAGTCATCAACAATGTCAATAGGGTGCTGGATAATGAAAATATAGAGAAAGTCAAGCACATTCTTTCTTCAGTGGATGATCTCATCGCCAATTTAGACGCGAGAAAAGTGCAATTTGACTCTTTAATCAAAAACGCTAATAATCTTGTTTCTAGTGCTAATGATGTGGCTTTAAATGTGGATAAACGCCTAAAAGAAGGGCAATACGACTTTAAGGCGATGTTCACTCCTTTGATTTTGCAAGCGGAATTGAGCTTAAGGAATATTGATAATTTTGTGCAAAAAGGTTCTGCATTGATGGATAAATTTGACGCCGATCCTTATAAAACGATTTTTGGAGAAAGGAAGTAACCATGAGAGCCGTTAGTGTCAAAATTTTTTCGCTTTCGTCGGCATTAGCTTTGTTGCTTCAGGGTTGCTTGAGTATCAATTTAAAACAAGTGCTGCCAGAGATTAAAACCTATGATTTGAATGCAAGTTCTTTTGAAAAATCCCAGTGCGCTAAACCTTTGGCTGAAGTGTGGTTGGTTAGCATTTTGAGCGCGGATTTGTTCAACACTAAAGAGATTGTGGTTAAAACACAAGACGGGCAAATCACTTACAAAAAGCGCCAAAAATGGATAGATTTGCCTCGCAACATGCTAAAAACCATGTTCATGCAAGAGGCTGAAAAAGCGTGCTTGAGCGTGGCTTTGCCCCCTTATGGCGTTGGCGTGCCAACTTATGCGGTGCGTTTTACGATTTTATCGTTTTCTCTTTTAGAAGAGGGGAATGGCGCTTATAGGGCAGAGTTTGCACTAGGGTATGATATTAGCGTGAAAGGCAAATCCCAATCAGGGATCATCATCAAGCATGAAAATATTTCCAGTTTGGAAAACAAAAATGCCCATGCGAGCAAAGATAACAATCAAAATTTTCAAGAAAGCGCGATACAATCCCTTCAGCATGTGAGCGTGCAAGCGGTGCAAGAAGCGATCTCTTTGATTAAAAAAGCGCTTGAAGAGCAAAACCCATTAAAAAAGTAAGGAGTCATGATTTTGAATTTGCGATTGGTTGGAATGAGCGTTTTGATAGCGTGTGTTTTTTCGGGGTGCTTTTTTTTAAGAGTGTTTAACAAAAAGCTTTCTAGCGATGATTGGCATATCCAAAAAGTGGAGATGAACCATCAAGTGTATGATATTGAAACCATGCTCGCCGATAGCGCTTTTAGAGAGCATGAAGAACAAGACTCTTCTTTGGATACGCCTGAAGACAAGACAGCAGCCGCAAATAAAGAGCAAGAGAGAAAAGAAAAAAGAAAGCATTGGTATGAGCTTTTTAAAAAGAAGCCAAAGCCTAAAAACTCTATGGGAGAGTTTGTGTTTGACCAAAAGGAAAACCGCATTTATGGGAGAGGCTATTGCAACCGGTATTTTGCTAGCTATGCATGGCAAGACAGCAAACGCATTGAAATTGGAGATAGTGCGATCACCAGAAAAGTGTGCAGAGACGATCAGTTGATGGCGTTTGAATTGGCGTTCATGGAGAATTTTAAGGGCACTTTTATGATCACTAAAGGCAAGGGCACGCTTGTTTTAGACAACCAAAAAATGAAAATCTATTTGACAACGCCTTGAGTTGGTTTTTATTTCAAAATGTTCTAATTTTATAGAGAGGTTAAAAAGAAAATCTTTTAACTGCTTTTTAAAATTTGTTTAAAACTCATTTTCTTAAGGGGATAGGGGGCGTTTTGAAATCCCCTACAACCCCTAACTAAAAATCCCCTAACTTTCAATAGCGCTTTTTAAAACCCATCGCTTGTTAGCTTTTGTTAAAACTCTTTTGATTAAGGTTTGTTTTGATAAAAAATTCCATTGTATTTTTTAGTGATCTCATCTATCCCCCATGCGTCTTCGTTAATATCGCCCAAGTTTAAATAATCTTCGTTAGAATCCAAAAGCTTGCAACAAATCTCTTGCTGCTCTTTTAAAGCTAAATGTTGGAATTCTTCGCTATGGATGTGATCGATCTCATAATCTGCACGTTTTAAAATGCGCGCGTTTAGAGTGTTAAAGATTTTTAAGCATTCGTTGGTGTTTTTAGCGTTAAGGATTTGTCTTTTAACCTCTAAATTCACTTCTTTTAATTCAGCATAGACAAAACTCCCACCCCCTTTAAAATCGCATTTTTTAGAAATGCCCCCTTGCTCGCCCTCTATGACTTTTTTTAACCTTGCTTTGGTGATATTTTCTATATAGTCCATTTGCTCGATGCCAATGTAGCGGCGTTTCATTTTGTGTGCCACCGCGCAAGTCGTCCCGCTCCCGGCAAAAAAGTCTAACACGAGGTCGTTTTCTTGGGTGGAAATTTCTAAAATATCTTTAATAAGTCGTTCGGGTTTTTTGCCAGCTTTCCATACTAAATTTGCTTCTTTATTGATATTCATCATATCTTTATAAAAGCCTCCCCACCAATCTCCCCTTATTTTTCTTAATCCAATTTTTGCGTCAAAATCATCAGTTTCGCCAATAGCATCACTTAATTTAAGAAGTTGTCTTATAATATTATTTGAAGTTTTAAATATTAAATATTGATTATATTCTACAATCTCTCCACTATTAAGATTGCTTTCTTGTTCTTGCGTGAAATTAAAATTAATCTCAGCATTATTATCTCTGTAAATATTATTCGCATTTTTATGGACAAAATCTCTAAAGTCTTTATCATCATTGTAAAGAGCCACGATTTTGTCTTTTGTTATATTCTCATACTTACTTTTTAAGAAATTTAATAGTGTTTCTCGTTTTTTAGTTTTAGGATCTATATAGATCGAATAGTGTTCATCCCATTCTTTAGCCACATAAAGAGAACGGATAAAACTAAAATTCTCCATATTTTTTGAATAAATTAAAATATATTCGGCATTTTTAACAATATTTCCTTTTTTAGCCGAAGCCACTTTCATGCCTTGCGTTGTTGATAATTCTACATGCAAATTCGCCACAAAATTCTCCCTGCCAAACACTTCATCCATTAAAACTTTTAAATAAGCCTGTTCGTTATCGTCGCATTGCACAAAAATCACGCCATTATCACTTAAAAACTCCCTAGCCGCTTCAAGCCTGTTTTTCATAAACACCAGCCAAGAGCTGTGGTTAAAATTATCGTTGTAATTAAAGCTGTCGTTACCGGTATTATAAGGGGGGTCAATGTAGATGCATTTAACTTTTTTAGCGAATTTCTTTTTTAAAGAATGGAGAGCGATTAAGTTATTGCCTTTGATAAGGTAGTTCGTGTTTTTCTCTTTTAAAGCGTTTTCTAAATCGCCTTTCCCATGCATTTCAAAATGGCACAACACTTTTGGACTTAAAAGCGTGTCAATTTCGTTTTTATGCAGTATTTCATGGTAAAAAAGCTCGTTAGATTTGGTGGCGTTGTCTTTAGCGTTGCCTAGTAAAACATTGTCTTTAAAAGGGAAATTCAAGACGACCAGTTCGCTGCATTTTATCAAACGCCCTTGTGAAAATAAACCTATTTGATTTTTAAATCGTGTGAAAGAGTTTTCTAATTCTCTTGTTTCTAAACATTCTAATAACGCCTTTTCATCAAATACAAGCGAGTTGGCGATAGTTTTAAAAAAGTGTTTTTTGTAGTCGTTAGCGTTTTCATTCTCAAGCATGAAGGTTAAAAGCTTTTCATCATGCTGTATGATTAAGGTCGCTAAGCGTTCTTTAGTGAAACGATGGATTAAAGTGTCTAGTAGGTTTTTTAACATGGGGAGTCCTTGAAAGTTTGATTGAAGGCGGTTACAAATCCGTCTTTTACGACGCCATTATGGAGCGTGAAAAAGGGCAAGCCTTTTAAATGGAGCTTTTTATTGTGGCTTTTAAGCGTGGCCTTTTCTAGCATTTCTAAAAATTCTTCTTTCCAAGCGTTAGAATGCTCTAAATGTTCGCCCTTAACTTCCATATAACAAGTGAAACCTAAAAATTCATCTTCGTGCGTTTGAGCAAAAAGGATAAAATCAGGCTCAAAGCCTTGCCCGTAATAAGGGCCTTCTATGTTGCAAAAAACTTTTAGTTCAGTAAAATGGTCATTTCTTAAGATGCACCACTCTTTGAATTTCTTGTCTAAAATCTCTCTATGGTCGTTGATAAAAATTAGAAAATCCCTTTCAGTTTCGCTGTCTAGCTTTCTCATGTCCTTAAAAAGCAGCCATTCATAAGGGTTTTTTTCAAATTCGTTAGCGCTAAGGCTTTTGTTATGCGTTTCAAATTCTTTTAATTCTAATTCGCTCACGAAGGGTTTATCTTGTTCTTTTAAAAGCGTGTCTTTTAGGTTTTCAATGATATAAACAGCGAGTTCTAAAAGTATTTTGTTGTCATCAAACTTTTGGTTTTTATGAAAGTTTGTTTTTAATTGAGAGATATACCGCTCTATAAATTCTACTTTATTGTTGAAGGCATGTTTTTTAAAAGCCTTTTTAAGCGTTTTAAAATCCAGGTTTTTTAAATTCAGGGCTTTTAAAAAATAGTTTATGGGGATTTTATCTAATTTGTGGGTCTTATGATAAGTTTTATCGCCTTTATCTTCTTTAAAATCCACTTTCTTTTCACGAACGCCAAAGGCAAATAAGGGGATATGCAAACTTTCGAGTTTGACTTTAACAGGACCTGTATAGTCTTTAAATAGGTTTTTTATTTTTATCTTTTTATTGCTCGCATAGTAGCATTTGAAATGTTTGGTGGGTTTTAAAGGGATAGTCTGTTTTTCATTTGCAAATCCTAAACCTGAAGTTTGTAACTCTTTTTTTAATTTGGCGATAAACTCGCTGTCATAAATAGCATGGTAGTCTAATCTCTCTAGCGCGCTTAAGGGGTCGGAGAGGTCAAATTTGCGTTGGTAAAACTCTATGCGGCTTGGTTTAAAATCGTTGTAACTAAAGGGGTAATACCTAGCCCCTCGCCCTATGAGTTGGGCGTCTTTGGTGGTGTCTTTTTGATTTGCTTTATTTTTAAGCCTGACGATATCAAACAAGTTCAGCACATCCCACCCCTCATTGAGTTTATCCACGCTAAAAATCACCCTTTTAGGGTTGTCTCTGTCTTCTAATGAGTTCAATAAAAGCATGCTCTTTTCTAATTCTTTTTCATTATTGGTGTTAATCTGGGTGCTTTCTTTGAATTTCGTTTGTAAGAATGCGGCAAGGTTAGCGGTGTGGTTTTTTGCATCAAAAAAGTTTTTAGCGTTTTTAAAAAAGGCGTTGTGGCTGTATTTGAAAAAATCTTCTAAATCTAAATGGCTTAGATTCTTTAAAAAGGCGTTGAAACGCTTTTGATTGTCTTCGCTCTCGCTAATCCTTTCGCTTTTAAACAAAATACAAGGTTTAAAGTTTTCAATATTGTGGTGTTGGGCTAACAATTCTTTATATAAACTTGAAACGCATGCCCCTAAAAATCGTGTTTCTAACGTTTTACTTTCATAAGAGAGCGAGTAGATATTTTTACAAAATTTATCCTTGCTAAATTCTTTTAAGGTGTAAGTTATCATCTTCAGGTTTTTATATTTTTCTTCAACGCTTTTTTCTTTAGGGATAGTGGCGCTAAATTCCAGCAATAAATTGTCTTTGTTTTGTTCTAGGGCTAATTTCACGACGCTTTCCCAATTGCGTTTTTCACTAGACTCAGTATCATTTAATTTCTTTTTGGTCTCTGTGTTTAAATGGTGCACTTCATCCGCTAAAAAAACTAATTTTTGATCTTTTAAATCCTCTATTGTGATAGCGTTTTCTTTAGCCTTGGTGAATAATGAAAACAAGCCCTGAATGGTGCTAAAATAGATGCTGATAGCGCTATCATTGCTCTCGTTTAAATGATTGATGCTTTTAATTTCTACGCTTTTATCGTTGATATTGATATTTTCACTAAAAAGGTATTTTGATGAGACGCTGTCTATAAAATTCAATTTGGTTTTTTCTAAAATGCTTGCACTATTCACAAAAAAGATAAAGTTTTGATAGCCTTTCTTATAGCATTCTAAAATCAAACCTGCCATCACTAAAGTCTTACCGCTACCGGTTGCCATTTCAAACATGAAATGCTTTTGAGTTGGGTTAGATTGTTTTCTTTCTAAATAATTATGTATCGCTTGCTTTTGATAATCTCTAAGCT comes from Helicobacter acinonychis and encodes:
- a CDS encoding ABC transporter permease, whose product is METEKQEFLEMRKDGSGSVLILGGDWDFRTSVFLLDELKKTLSNHQGRLKMDFSRCQKVDFVFGMFLFDLIKERSLNIELCNVSESNACALKVVRDWLEKDGNIESQKTIKKYELVVTKMGKSIVETYNTFLNALNFCGMILFYFIKGVFNPKRFCFTPLVYHINESGFKVLPVSILTVFIVGFAITLQGALQLQDMGVPLTTVEMTAKLALREIGPFILTLVVAGRSASSFTAQIGVMKITEELDAMKTMGFNPFEFLVLPRVLALIIVLPLMVFIADAIAILGSMCAVKYQLDLTFSSYVDRFHSTVTWNHFWVGIIKAPFWGFAIAVVGCMRGFEVRGDTESVGRLTTISVVNALFWIIFLNATFSIVFSRLGI
- a CDS encoding ABC-type transport auxiliary lipoprotein family protein, with product MRAVSVKIFSLSSALALLLQGCLSINLKQVLPEIKTYDLNASSFEKSQCAKPLAEVWLVSILSADLFNTKEIVVKTQDGQITYKKRQKWIDLPRNMLKTMFMQEAEKACLSVALPPYGVGVPTYAVRFTILSFSLLEEGNGAYRAEFALGYDISVKGKSQSGIIIKHENISSLENKNAHASKDNNQNFQESAIQSLQHVSVQAVQEAISLIKKALEEQNPLKK
- a CDS encoding YihY family inner membrane protein, yielding MRELFKSIRGFLCLLKMIFPQRLKNAFWGLSELFYYASSLSFYTILSLSPILLFVFSLFVSDYMQAHSGEVEALIFPNAPKLIGAIKDFLENFKKTNTALGTLEAVSIVVALVLFCENYRSIASKIFDAKPRDYARCRGKEIFLFWGFGTTLVFLFALPLVVFFDIKIRVFFEDKNSSLLHVLRWMGTYAFFLILFTIPTNKVFKHYFWVFLWVFFTSVSWHVLKWAFTYYVLYNRTYHELYGSVSILWFLMSWVYVSWLVILIGMHGCKVCDACDPKEAFKKFLGFFKKRSLI
- a CDS encoding MlaD family protein, with product MERHVNYTLIGGLFFLCLIFMVGFILWLGHVGLDDGKYHRYVVYTDKDLGGIATNSPISYKGIQVGNVVKVGFAKDKVGVVRLDLMIKNSVKIRKDSKVVVSSQGLMGLKYLSLEQSHNEEFYSSDDKEERVLIFKEGFIGRLSGDANQMVKEAMKVINNVNRVLDNENIEKVKHILSSVDDLIANLDARKVQFDSLIKNANNLVSSANDVALNVDKRLKEGQYDFKAMFTPLILQAELSLRNIDNFVQKGSALMDKFDADPYKTIFGERK
- a CDS encoding ABC transporter ATP-binding protein, encoding MAVIQNQALIEVKDLHNAFGSTVIHKGVSFSVHKGEVMAVLGGSGSGKSTLLRSMVLLNRPTKGEVLLFGKDIWKIKEEEQRKIFNRCGICFQFGALYSSLTVLENVGIMLEKYGTYSKKNIVEISKMWIEKVGLPARACGLYPYELSGGMKKRVGLARAMATNPEILFLDEPTSGLDPYSAGKFDELIMMLKESLQLTVVMITHDLDSVHDCVDRFIMLKDGLLEFNGDLKDFIKKAQNQGLDEGNLFNSTRGEKFWKGM
- a CDS encoding outer membrane beta-barrel protein; this encodes MIAELIAISLDATPIKNPSKAQYKEAHEKLYRSIINRQKLTRQKSGWYFLGGFGALEAIKDYQGKEVKNWIVTFNLKTGVQSFFRKYIGIRGVFAWDLGAGRVNYQRHKDPTNSFFTMLAVGLDIIMEFPLGSYKHYLGAFGGAGGALVVYADRQDFKFFRHAVYSGGLVIDGGVMLTLFLRHRLEVGFKILPTARLLSDSQRFETSPLFYAAYSYKF
- a CDS encoding biotin synthase, with amino-acid sequence MQEIFLCSISNVRSGDCKEDCAYCTQSSHHQGAIKRYKFKDEKVVLQEARALRELGALGFCLVTSGRELDDEKCEYIAKLAKAINQEELGLHLIACCGRADLDQLEFLRDAGIHSYNHNLETSQNFFPKICSTHTWEERFITCENALRAGLGLCSGGIFGLNESWEDRIEMLRALASLSPHTTPINFFIKNPVLPIDAETLSADEALECVLLAKEFLPNARLMAAGGREVVFKDNDKKEAKLFEYGINAVVLGDYLTTKGKAPKKDIERLLSYGLKMAASCH